The Candidatus Methylomirabilis tolerans DNA segment GTCTCCCCTGCCGATACGATCGCACTATTCTTCCAGAATGTCGGCAATACCAGGCGCGAAGGTGTTGAGTTCGGTCTACGGGGGATCTACAACGGATGGCTTGAGGGATTTGCCAACTATGCGTTCACTCATGCGACATTTCGGGACGACATTACGCTTGCCTCGCCCAGGACTCCAGGCGTATCCCAGCAGGTACGGAAGGGGGATCGGCTTCCACTTACCCTGGAGCAGCGGATCAACGCCGGCGTCCGCTATCACCTCTATAAATGGCTGGCCCTTTCACTCAACCTGACATATACCGGCGACCAGTTCTTCCGTGGCGACGAGGCCAACACTCAGCCAAAACTCGATGACTATCTGGTCTTGAATGCCGGCCTCGATCTCCACTGGAAGCGATTGAGCGGGTTCGTGAAGATCAACAATCTGACGAATAACAAATACGAGACGTTTGGAACCTTTGCTCCGAATGCAAACCTGCCTGGGGATCCGATTGAGCGGTTCATGACACCCGCGCCTCCGATCAATGTTCTGGTCGGCGCCAGCTACCGATTCTAAGATTACAGGAGCATCAAAGAAAAACTCTTCACTTGCCTCCGATCTATCCGCTATAATCATCTTATGGCTCCAAAGGATACCGTCATGCTTGGAGGTCAAAGAGACCATACCGAGGTCGGCCGAACCTCCGATGCCATCCACTCCGCTACGGCGTTACTGGTTGGGTCGCGGACCAGGGCGCTTCCGTTGGGCCGATTTCTCCTGAGTTCCACCGGGTTCCATCTGGTCCTGGCTTGGGCTATCATCAGTGTTGGACTTCCTAAGACTCCATCAGTTCCACAACCTCTTGTTGTCACCATCATTGGAAATGAGCCTTCCGAGCCATCCGCTCCGTCGGGACCCCTTGTCCGCACCCGCACGAAGCAATCGGCCGCGCCTGCTGGTCCAAAGCAGGCCGCTCAGTCTCATCTTGCTTCCTCTCCACCGCCGGAGGGTGATCGGGAGGAGACCCAAGAAGGCGCCAGGCCATTACCAGCGTCTGAGGTGATGGAGCCTAAAGCCGTTGGCGGGTCTACCGGCGGATCGGGTGCAGCGGGTGTTGGCATACCGGGAGCCTCTGTGGCGGGCGGTCTATCGCCGGGGCCGGTCCTGCTTAGTCCTGACGGGGATGGCGCAGTCGGCTCCGGTTCAGTCAGTCGGGGTGGAGCGGGCCGACTCGACGCATCATTGGTCGCCCCACTGACCCCGTCAGTGACCATTGGTGCGCCCCAGGGTGGCGCAGGCGGCGGAGGCCGTGCAGGGGGTGGATCTGCTGGTGGTGGGTACGCGGCGCCGAACTATGGGATCAATCCGCTTCCCAAGTATCCTCTTTTGGCGCGGGAAAAAGGGTACGAAGGAACGGTCTACCTGCGAGTCTTAGTTCGGGTGGATGGTCGTGTGGGGCAACTTGCTGTCGATCGAACCTCTGGACATGAGATCCTGGACCGGGCGGCGACGGACTCGGTCAAGGAGTGGGCGTTTTTTCCTGCCAAAAAAGGTGGAAAGTTGGTAGAAAGTTGGGTATTGCTTCCGGTGAAGTTCGCGCTCAACTGAGGTGGGAAGCCATCAGCTTTCAGCGGTCAGCTCTCAGCTCTTGTGATCTGTCCCCTGTTTGGTCTGAGACCGACTGCTGATTGCTTTTTTTGAGGTAGGGTATGACACCTTTCTCGCAGACCTCGAAATCTCTCTCTATATCTGTCGTCCTTCCTTTCGTCGTCTCTTGGCTTATCGTATTTGCTGCTCCAACATGGGGGGGTAGTAAGCCGGTCAGTAGGCCTTTCTACGACGACAATGGGCAGGTTATCCGGGAGGAGGTTGATAATACGGGCTCCGGACGGATCGATACCTGGATTACCTACGAGGATGGACGCCCGATTCTCCAGGCCGTGGATACGAATAAGGACGGTAAACCCGATACATGGTACCACCTGTCTGCAGATCGTCAGGTGGAGAGGGCGGAAAAAGACAGTAACGGTGATGGGAAGATCGATATTTGGATTACGTACCACAAGGGAGTCCCGGTGAAGGCGGAACAGGATCTGGATGCCGACAAGCGGGCCGATCGGTTCATCTTCTACGAAAAGGGGAAGGCGGTTCGGGCCGAGGAATCATTGAAACGCGATGGAAAGCTCACCCTCTGGTCGTATTATGATGCTGCTGGCGTACTTATCCGGGATGAGGAGGACGCAAAGGGGGTCGGTCGGCCAACCCTTTTGTCCTATTATCAGGAGGGGAAACTCGTGCGGCGCGAGGAGGACACGAAAGGATCGGGGCGGATCGACCGCTGGTCGTATTACGACAAGGACGAGCGCCTGATTCGGCGTGAAGCCTCCAGGAAGGGATCTGATCGACCGGACGTCTGGGCCTATTATGAGAATGGACAGATCGCTAAGCAAGAGGAGGATACTCTTGGTCAAGGTCGGCCGAACGTCGCCTACTTCTTCCAGGCAGGTATGCTTTCCCGACGAGAAGAGGACACGCAAGGAGCCGGCCGGCTGGATCTGATCGATTGGTACGAGAGCGGCAAACCGATCAAGCGACAGCAGGACACCAGACGGCAGGGTAAGATGGATGTCGTGACGTACTTTCGGGGAGGAGAGACTCAACGACAGGAGGTTGACACCAAATACGAGGGGCGATATGACTTGGTTCGCTTCTTTGAGAATGGCCACCTTGCCAAAGAAGAGTACGATACGAACGGAGATGGCCGATCGGACGTCTGGGTCTCGTACAATGAGACAGGCGAAAAGGTATTTCAGGAAGAGGACACTCATTACGATGGCAAGGTTCATGCCCGGTTTCGCTTCGCAGGAGGGAAGGTTGTGGGCCAGGAGCTGGTAAACGAGGGGCGAGCGGATAGCCCGCCGCGCCTTCTCGTGCCAAAGATTCAGTAACACTCAACCCCTCAACGCAGCGCATGGCTTCAGGGGCCACCCGTGCATTATGAGTCCCCCCACCCCCTTTTGCGAAATGGGGATGAGGGACCTGTTCGAGACTGACGGCTGAGCGCTATTTTCACAGGAAAAATTGCTTGACAGATTCCGAGCGAATGCGCTATATCTCCACCGCACCAAACAGCGTCTCTGAATGAGTTGGCTCTCTGGGGCGTGAGAGACGTGCGCCATTTCTCCTCGATGCAATCGAGTCGGTGTCGATCGCGTTCAAGGGCATGAAGGTTTCCACGCTTTTTGTGAAGAGCACGAAGACTATCAGAGTTGCCCCTCCCTGTGACTGGCGTGGGTTGGCCCTCCTTTCTCTCGCCATCATCCTTTCTATCCCCCTCATCGCCTATCAGGCTCGTGCTTTAGAGCCGGCCTTTGGTCAAGCCGCCGAGGAGGCCGCTGCGCGTCTCGCTGAAGCCTTTCCAGTTATTCAGGGATCAGTGACCGGAGTCGAGAAGGATCGAGTCCTGATCGACCTGGGAACGAAGCAGGTGTACCAGGGGATGGAATTGCAGGTCTATCGGGAAGGCGATGAGGTCAAACACCCGGTGACCGGCGAGATTTTGGGGAGGCGGGACAAGAGGCTTGGTCTCATCAGAGTCGTTGAAGTAAAGGAAAGATTTTCGGAGGCCGCTATTGTTTTCAGAGAGGAAGGATCTGCCATCAGGGCCAAAGATCGGATCCGGGTCAGTTCGGACCGTTTAGTGGTTGCCCTTCCCCTTATCGATGTCGGTGGGGTGAAGGAGGCGAATGCCGATTCGGTCACGAAAGATCTGGCCATTGCGATGGCCAAGACCGGCCATTTTATCGTCATCGAGGATCCTCTCCTCAGGGCAGCCCTGGCGGGAGAACATGCGTCACGAGTAGAATTGTTCAGCGATCCCTCTACATTGAAACTCTTGGCGGAGAGGGCGCACGTTCAACTTCTTGTGTTAGGTAAACTCAGCCCTGGTCAACAGGGACTATTCTTGAATCTGCAGGCCATATCGGTTTTCACCGGAGCGCCGTTGACTGTTGCGGGTGTCGAGGTGACGCAACGTGGACCGATGGTCGTTGCTGCTCCCTCACGCCCGTCAGGGGCAACCATCAGGCCTCCATCAGGACGGGCTTCATCAGCAGCGTCACATCCCTCTTTCATCGATACCGAGCGTCAAATTCCAGAGCCTCTGAGGACTACCGAACAGCCGAAAGGTCCCCGATCGGAAATAGCCTCTTCCCGGAAGGGCCTGGTGACCGAAGAGCCGTTGCGAAAGCCAGGGACCCCCTCGTTCCTGACTGCGAGAGACGAAGAGCCGCCTCATCCTGGCGATAAGGGCGATCAGGGATTACGAGAGTCTGTTGTATTCGAGTTGTCCGACTCGCTTCTCGCGCTGGCGGCGGGAGATCTCGATGGGGATCAACGGCCGGAGATAGTCGGGATGACCTCTTCAGAGGTGATAGTCTATCGATGGCAGAATCAGCGACTGACGCCGATTGTTAGGGTCAGCAGTCCTCGATCTATTCGTCACTTACACCTTGATGTCGGCAATATTAACGGTCGTAGCCATGCTCAAGTTGTCGTGACGGCCATATCCGGTGGTCGGAACGACCTTCGCTCGTTTATTCTGGAACTCCAAGAGGGTCGACTCGTTCGAATCGCCGACAAGCTGGGCTATTTCCTTCGTGTGGTCGCGGGTCCCGGTATCGAACCGCCCATTCTGGTCGGTCAACCGATGGGAGAACTGACCGCGTTTGAAGGACCGATCGTCCGGTTGACTTGGAATGGCGAGCGGTACGTTGAAGGGCAGCCACTTGCCCTTCCGAGCCAGGTGAAGAATCTTTATGAATTTGCGCCGATTAATGCTGCCGGCGATCAGATATCAGAGGTTGCTGTTATTAGCGAGCAGCGGGTCAAGACTTACGGGAGCGAGGGTCAGCCGTCCTGGGAAGGTAAAGACGACCTGGGTGAGGTTGATCACCTTGCCTTTTCTTACATCCCTACGTACCGAGCTCTTCAGGCTAAGCACGGGATTCAATCAGGGATTCCGATTACTCCGGAAGATCATGCTGTGTTGCAGGTCCTGCCGCGGCGGGTCCTTGTTGAGGCATCGCCTCTGTGGGGAAACGCCAGAACAGAGCTTTTGACCTTTACGAATCCAAAAAGGATTGGAACGTTTCGGATCGAGTCGACTCTTCCTCCCAGTCAGGTTGTAGCGTTTGATCGTCGAGAAGGAACCTTTGCTCGAGGATGGGAAACGATCCCTCTCGAGGGGAAGGTGCGTGACGTTGCCGTAGCCGATCTGAACGGCGCTGGCAGGAAGGATCTGATTGTGCTGTCGGCCATTAAAGAAAAGGGTCTGGTCGCGTATCTGCAGGACGGGTCGCGCGGCATCATCAGCGTTTTCTCCTTCATTCAGTAGGATGTCGCATGACAGGGTGTTGAGCGATCTACTCAATTGCAGAGAAACCAGGTGACAGAAAGGGGGGGTGAAAAGGCGGCTTACGCATTTGTACTCGAGTGAGTGTGTGGAACGCAATGCCTGAAAGGCGGCGTAAGTGCAGTAGGGGCGACAGGAGTGCTCGAAAGAAGTGAGTAACAGCTTTCTGGAAGAGAGTTCGTGGGAAGCAACAGGACCGCATCAAGAGGGAGGCATTCAATGCGCGTAAAACGATGTAGGACACTGATCGGAGGTCTTCTGGCCCTGGTCGGGAGCCTTGTAGCGACGGCGCCTATGGTTTCTGCCAACGACGAGCTGTTGAAGCTGCAGAAAGACCACGGCCAATGGGCAAACCAGAGTAGAGACTATGCGGCGACCCGTTACAGCAATCTGAACCAGATTACGCCCGAGAACGTGAAAAACCTGAAAGTTGCGTGGTCGTTCTCGCTGGGGACATTAAACGGCCAAGAGGGAGGCCCGTTGGTTATCGGCGACACGATGTATGTCCACAGCTCCTATTCTTCCGGCAACTCACATAACATCTTTGCGCTCGACCTGTCAAAGGAAGGAGCGCCGATCAAGTGGAAGTACACAGCCAAACACGACCCGCGGGCGGTTCCGGTCGCCTGCTGCGACCTCGTCCATCGGGGTGTCCAATATGCCAACGGCAAGATTCTGTACCAGACGCTCGACGGAATCGTGATTGCCCTCGACGCGAAGACCGGCAAGGAGATCTGGAAGACCCGAAACGCCGATCCATCCAAGGGTGAGACCAACACCGGCGCCGGCATGGTGGTTCACGATAAATTCATTGTCGGTGTCGCCGGGGGCGAATTCGGGGTCCGCGGCTGGGTGGCGGCCTACGACATCAACACCGGTAAGCTGATCTGGAAGGCCTACAGTGCGGGCCCCGATGCGGATCTCGTGCTCGCATCCGATTTCAATGCCGCGAACTCTCATTATGGACGATTCGGCGAGGGGACCAAGAGCTGGCCCGGCGAGCAGTGGAAGCAGGGTGGTGGAACCACCTGGGGATGGTATTCATACGACCCTGAGTTGAACCTTTTTTATTACAGCACCGGCAACCCCGGGACCTGGAACCCTGCCCCCCGGAAGGGCGGCGACAACAAGTGGTCAATGACCATCTGGGCCCGCAATCCTGATACAGGAAAGGCCAAGTGGGCCTATCAGATGACCCCGTGGGATAACTGGGACTACGATGGGATCAACGAGTCTGTCCTGACCGATCAGACGATCGATGGTAAGAAGGTCAAGGCTCTTACTCACTTCGACAGGAACGGCTTTGTCTATACTCTGAACCGCGCCAACGGCACACTGCTTAAGGCCGACGCATTCGTCTATGTCAACTGGGCGAAGGGGGTCGACCTGAAGACAGGGCGGCCGATCGTGAACGAAGAGAAGTTAACCAAGCAGGGCGAAGACACGAAGAATATCTGCCCCTGCGCGATGGGCGGCAAGAACCAGGTGCCGGTTGCCTACTCCCCTGGAACGAATCTCTTCTACGCAGCCGTCAACAACATGTGTATGAACTATGAGGGCCAGCTCGTCCAGTATACGGCTGGGGCCCCGTACGTGGGCGCCAGCGTCCTGATGTTCAACGGTCATGAGGGCAAAGACAACTGGTGGGGTGATGTCATTGCATGGGATGTCGCCAAGGGTAAAAGGGTCTGGGAGATTAAGGAGGCGCAACCCCCATGGAGCGGCCCGGTTGTCACCGCCTCCAATGTGGTCTTCTATGGCACGATGGACGGCTGGTTCAAGGCGGTCAATGCCACAGATGGGAAGCTCCTATGGAAGCACAAGGTCGGCTCCGGGATCATCGGCAATCCGATGACCTACAAGGGGCCTGACGGCAAGCAGTATGTCGCTGTGTACTCCGGGGTTGGCGGGTGGTTTGGCGCCACTGTGTCGCTCGACCTTCCGCCGGACGATCCTACCGCGGCGTTGGGCGGTGTGAATGCTGCCTACCTGTCTGGCCTGCCTATGGCCACGAGCAAGGGTGGGACGCTGTACGTCTTCGGCCTCTAAGCAAGTATGTGTGATGCCGGCGCCGAGAAGACAATCCTCTCGGCGCCGGTTTTTTGCTATAGTATGAGTAGTCGGCTTTCAGCTCGTAAGAAAAGACAGGTAGACAGACTGAAGGCTAAAGGAAGGATTACCTAACGGCCTTCAGTCTTCATCCTGAGCGCCTATTTCTGAGGAAGTATGATGAATCGAAGACGTGCCATTCTCAGTGGATTCGTTGTTGTGATGATGCTATTTCCCTTTGCCTGGCGAGCCTGGGGGGATGAACTCAAACAACTCCGCGTTTGCGGCGATCCGGACAATCTGCCCTTCTCCAATAAGAAATCAGAAGGGTTTGAGAACAAGATTGCCGAGGTCATCGCCAAGGAATTGAAGGTAGAGCTCACCTATTTCTGGTGGCCGCATCAGCGAGGGTTGGTCAGGAGAGCGGTGCGTCCTGGCCTCTGCGATGTCATGATCTCGATTCCGCAGGGTTGGGATCCAGTTCTCTGGACTAAGCCCTATTACCGTTCAGCATATGTCATGATTTACCCCAAGGATAGGGGGTTTCGGGTCACATCGCTCGATGACCCGATCCTGAAGCGCCTCAAGATTGGGGTCCATATCAATACCCCACCGGCGGAGGCATTGGCGAATAGGGGTATCAGGGCAAACGTAGTCGGCTACAGCCTCTTTTACGACTCTACAAATGAGCGTCCGGATAAGATCATCCAGGACCTCATTGCCGGTGAGATCGATGTCGTGCTGGATTGGGGGCCAACGGCCGGCTATTTCGTGAAACAGTTGAATGGGTCGTTACCTCTTGAGGTAGTCCCCCTTCAGGGTGGGGAGCCGGGGATCCCTTTCACCTTCGAGTTTTCTATGGGGGTGAGGGAAGGCAATACGACGCTGAAAGCTGAGCTGGAACAGGCGATCAGTAAACGGCGCGTCGAGATCAGAAAAATCCTGGAGGATTATGGCGTGCCCCTTCTACCGCTCCTGGCACGCGAGCAGTTTCCAAAAATGGAAGAGAAGTCTGGAGAGGTCTTTTACCGTCGTTTTGATCGGGACGATCCCCTTCCCTCTTATTAACACCTGGCGAAAGGGGCAAACCTCACCTAACAAGAATGAGGAACAATGATCATGAGACAGAAAAAGTGGCTTTTCGCCACGTCAATGTTGGCCTTTGTGATGTTGGGATGTGCCCAGAGTCTCACGGCTCAGACCCAGCAGGAGCCGGCGAAGGCAGCAGAATCCGGTCAAGCACCATCCGGTCAGCCACCGAAAGTATCTGAGGTCCCCGCACCTGCGGATCAGCAGAAGCCCAAAAAGCTCAATCCGTTTACCGGAAACGCAGATGCGATCAAAGAGGGCCGCCAATTGTATCTGCAGTCCGGCTGTCCTGGCTGCCATGGTTCAGGCGGTGGCGGCGCGATGGCCGGGGCTACGCCGTTCATACGTGATTCCTGGAAGTTTGGTGGTGATGACGACACCTACTTTAAGGTCATCAAGGGGACCTACCCCGGACAGACCATGCCTGGGGTCTTCGGAGCCACTCTGACAGATGAGCAGACCTGGAAGATTAT contains these protein-coding regions:
- a CDS encoding energy transducer TonB, which codes for MLGGQRDHTEVGRTSDAIHSATALLVGSRTRALPLGRFLLSSTGFHLVLAWAIISVGLPKTPSVPQPLVVTIIGNEPSEPSAPSGPLVRTRTKQSAAPAGPKQAAQSHLASSPPPEGDREETQEGARPLPASEVMEPKAVGGSTGGSGAAGVGIPGASVAGGLSPGPVLLSPDGDGAVGSGSVSRGGAGRLDASLVAPLTPSVTIGAPQGGAGGGGRAGGGSAGGGYAAPNYGINPLPKYPLLAREKGYEGTVYLRVLVRVDGRVGQLAVDRTSGHEILDRAATDSVKEWAFFPAKKGGKLVESWVLLPVKFALN
- a CDS encoding PQQ-dependent dehydrogenase, methanol/ethanol family, whose product is MRVKRCRTLIGGLLALVGSLVATAPMVSANDELLKLQKDHGQWANQSRDYAATRYSNLNQITPENVKNLKVAWSFSLGTLNGQEGGPLVIGDTMYVHSSYSSGNSHNIFALDLSKEGAPIKWKYTAKHDPRAVPVACCDLVHRGVQYANGKILYQTLDGIVIALDAKTGKEIWKTRNADPSKGETNTGAGMVVHDKFIVGVAGGEFGVRGWVAAYDINTGKLIWKAYSAGPDADLVLASDFNAANSHYGRFGEGTKSWPGEQWKQGGGTTWGWYSYDPELNLFYYSTGNPGTWNPAPRKGGDNKWSMTIWARNPDTGKAKWAYQMTPWDNWDYDGINESVLTDQTIDGKKVKALTHFDRNGFVYTLNRANGTLLKADAFVYVNWAKGVDLKTGRPIVNEEKLTKQGEDTKNICPCAMGGKNQVPVAYSPGTNLFYAAVNNMCMNYEGQLVQYTAGAPYVGASVLMFNGHEGKDNWWGDVIAWDVAKGKRVWEIKEAQPPWSGPVVTASNVVFYGTMDGWFKAVNATDGKLLWKHKVGSGIIGNPMTYKGPDGKQYVAVYSGVGGWFGATVSLDLPPDDPTAALGGVNAAYLSGLPMATSKGGTLYVFGL
- a CDS encoding substrate-binding domain-containing protein, whose translation is MNRRRAILSGFVVVMMLFPFAWRAWGDELKQLRVCGDPDNLPFSNKKSEGFENKIAEVIAKELKVELTYFWWPHQRGLVRRAVRPGLCDVMISIPQGWDPVLWTKPYYRSAYVMIYPKDRGFRVTSLDDPILKRLKIGVHINTPPAEALANRGIRANVVGYSLFYDSTNERPDKIIQDLIAGEIDVVLDWGPTAGYFVKQLNGSLPLEVVPLQGGEPGIPFTFEFSMGVREGNTTLKAELEQAISKRRVEIRKILEDYGVPLLPLLAREQFPKMEEKSGEVFYRRFDRDDPLPSY
- a CDS encoding c-type cytochrome is translated as MRQKKWLFATSMLAFVMLGCAQSLTAQTQQEPAKAAESGQAPSGQPPKVSEVPAPADQQKPKKLNPFTGNADAIKEGRQLYLQSGCPGCHGSGGGGAMAGATPFIRDSWKFGGDDDTYFKVIKGTYPGQTMPGVFGATLTDEQTWKIIAWIRSIYKGDPDRIVW